Proteins encoded by one window of Actinomycetes bacterium:
- a CDS encoding uracil-DNA glycosylase family protein — translation MPTELELVAAEAATCTRCRLHQGRTQVVFGDGDPHADLMFVGEAPGFHEDKQGKPFVGPSGQLLNRLLAGIGLRREDVYTCNVVKSRPPGNRDPQPDEIAACRGWLDAQVRLVDPKVVVTLGNFAAKTLLETTTGITRLRGRTYPFQGRVLLPTFHPAAALHATSSRVGPSPLQGMEEDFEVLAKLLAESQSAPTAPTPSGVPASAGPMTPSASRVPGLAAQADQGGRAVPGPAPEAGSSEAASPDPSDAKQLGLF, via the coding sequence ATGCCCACCGAGCTGGAGCTGGTGGCCGCCGAGGCGGCCACGTGTACCCGCTGCCGCCTGCATCAGGGCCGCACCCAGGTGGTGTTCGGCGACGGCGACCCTCACGCCGACCTGATGTTCGTGGGCGAGGCGCCCGGCTTCCACGAGGACAAGCAGGGCAAGCCCTTCGTCGGTCCGTCCGGCCAGCTCCTCAACCGCCTGCTCGCCGGCATCGGCCTGCGCCGCGAGGACGTCTACACCTGCAATGTGGTCAAGAGTCGCCCGCCGGGCAACCGAGACCCGCAGCCCGACGAGATCGCGGCCTGCCGGGGCTGGCTCGACGCCCAGGTCCGCCTGGTCGACCCCAAGGTGGTCGTCACGCTGGGCAACTTCGCGGCCAAGACCCTGCTCGAGACCACCACCGGGATCACCCGCCTGCGCGGCCGAACCTACCCCTTCCAGGGCCGCGTGCTGCTGCCCACCTTCCACCCGGCCGCCGCCCTCCACGCCACCTCGAGCCGCGTCGGCCCGAGCCCGCTCCAGGGCATGGAGGAGGACTTCGAGGTCCTGGCCAAGCTGCTCGCCGAGAGCCAATCGGCCCCGACCGCGCCCACCCCCTCGGGCGTCCCCGCCAGCGCCGGGCCGATGACCCCGTCCGCCAGCCGCGTCCCCGGACTCGCGGCCCAGGCGGACCAGGGTGGCCGTGCCGTGCCGGGCCCGGCCCCGGAGGCCGGCTCGTCCGAGGCCGCCAGCCCTGACCCATCCGACGCCAAGCAGCTCGGGCTGTTCTGA
- a CDS encoding zinc ribbon domain-containing protein, with amino-acid sequence MPLYEYRCTDCDHRFDALVPTGRADLTACPSCGAEQARRLLSVFSAPRAGAGTARGGDVQRAPSGGCCGGACGAC; translated from the coding sequence GTGCCGCTCTACGAGTATCGCTGTACGGACTGCGACCACCGGTTCGACGCCCTCGTGCCCACCGGCCGGGCCGACCTGACCGCCTGCCCGTCGTGCGGGGCTGAGCAGGCCCGCCGGCTGCTCAGCGTGTTCTCGGCGCCCCGGGCGGGCGCCGGCACGGCCCGCGGGGGCGACGTGCAGCGCGCACCATCCGGCGGCTGCTGCGGCGGCGCCTGCGGGGCGTGCTGA
- a CDS encoding P1 family peptidase, whose product MSLGIDDLAVGHWTDPVGLTGCTVVIPPAGNVASVSVRGGGPGTRETDVLQPQAHVEGVSAVLLTGGSAFGLAAAQGVVAWCEARGIGYGRFGRPIPIVPAAVLFDLAVGSWDARPGPAEGEAACLAASSAEDRMGNVGAGTGATVGKSGGPDLAMKGGLGHAVVTVGPLTVGALAAVNAGGDVIDDDGTVVAGTRVPGGARAALRAWGEREARARAGEPPGPRPWGAPPPGEPPGPRPWGAPPLGEPVPPGGSTTLGLVVTDATLTKGEVHRVAVQAHDGMARAVRPVHTSFDGDTVFALAVPRVVAPADLVAFLAEEALALAIRAGVRAATAVAGIPAWSDQPGRT is encoded by the coding sequence GTGAGCCTCGGCATCGACGACCTGGCGGTCGGGCACTGGACCGACCCGGTCGGGCTGACCGGCTGCACGGTGGTGATCCCCCCGGCCGGGAACGTCGCCTCGGTCAGCGTGCGCGGCGGCGGTCCCGGCACCAGAGAGACCGACGTGCTCCAGCCCCAGGCCCACGTCGAGGGCGTGTCCGCGGTGTTGCTCACCGGAGGGAGCGCATTTGGGCTGGCCGCGGCCCAAGGCGTGGTCGCCTGGTGCGAGGCGCGGGGGATCGGCTACGGCCGCTTCGGCCGTCCGATCCCGATCGTGCCCGCTGCCGTGCTGTTCGACCTGGCCGTGGGGAGCTGGGACGCCCGTCCCGGCCCGGCCGAAGGGGAGGCCGCCTGCCTGGCCGCGAGCTCGGCCGAGGACCGGATGGGCAACGTCGGGGCCGGCACGGGCGCGACCGTCGGCAAGTCCGGCGGGCCCGACCTTGCGATGAAGGGCGGCCTCGGCCACGCGGTCGTCACGGTCGGCCCGCTCACGGTGGGCGCCCTGGCCGCGGTCAACGCGGGCGGGGACGTGATCGACGACGACGGCACCGTGGTGGCCGGGACCCGGGTTCCGGGAGGGGCCCGGGCTGCGCTCCGGGCCTGGGGCGAGCGCGAGGCGCGGGCCCGCGCCGGGGAGCCGCCCGGTCCGCGACCGTGGGGCGCGCCTCCGCCCGGGGAGCCACCCGGTCCGCGACCGTGGGGCGCGCCTCCGCTCGGGGAGCCGGTGCCGCCTGGGGGCAGCACCACCCTTGGCCTGGTCGTCACCGACGCGACCCTCACCAAGGGAGAGGTCCACCGGGTCGCCGTGCAGGCCCACGACGGCATGGCGCGGGCGGTCCGCCCAGTCCACACCAGCTTCGACGGGGACACGGTGTTCGCCCTGGCCGTGCCCAGGGTCGTGGCACCGGCCGACCTGGTAGCCTTTCTGGCCGAGGAGGCATTGGCCCTCGCCATCCGGGCCGGGGTCCGGGCGGCCACCGCGGTCGCCGGCATCCCGGCCTGGTCCGATCAGCCCGGGAGGACGTGA
- a CDS encoding alpha/beta hydrolase, producing MASTRKRSRGGKGPEGRPAGARSGKREDGSRERGGRSAAGRGQLGGEEAPPAAKAPRPAARARRSATARSQPKTGQAGGPAKRSARTTAPAAAGGGGRSRASLIVRGAGMVLGGLVLGVGAGIAVERALVGRDLRREDPEAGEPFGGLRGAPATVTGHDGTELEVEDFGSGPCLVFSHGFSLNQDAWHYQRRDLPADFRCVFFDQRGHGRSGRPADHDFSLDAFAGDLRAVLDWTGEDRVVVVAHSMGGIAALKLAELWPEELGTRIAGLVLVGSTYADALKGMSAAVTARGALTVQRAAIKTAFKFFGADPGRANQLRRRGSDLGYLGTRLFGFGSNPSPSQVAFVDRVLAGTDIEVWARVFPSLIDFDLSEVLEGLEVPTLIAVGDKDRLTPVASARHMAEKIGGARLVVLEDAGHNAFLEEHEVLDAEIAAFAREVLGPAGRGRRRRSSTPVPKLAGRDQISIRRIRDS from the coding sequence GTGGCCAGCACCAGGAAGCGCTCCCGCGGGGGCAAGGGCCCCGAGGGCCGGCCCGCTGGCGCGCGGTCCGGGAAGCGGGAGGACGGGTCCCGGGAGCGCGGTGGCCGTTCCGCGGCCGGCCGTGGGCAGCTCGGCGGGGAGGAGGCACCGCCGGCCGCCAAGGCACCCCGGCCGGCCGCCCGGGCCCGGCGGTCGGCCACCGCGCGTTCCCAGCCCAAGACGGGGCAGGCCGGCGGGCCGGCCAAGCGGTCGGCGCGGACGACCGCCCCCGCGGCCGCCGGAGGGGGCGGGAGGTCGAGGGCGTCCCTGATCGTGCGGGGGGCTGGGATGGTGCTCGGCGGCCTGGTCCTCGGGGTCGGCGCCGGCATCGCCGTGGAGCGGGCCCTGGTCGGGCGGGACCTGCGGCGCGAGGACCCGGAGGCGGGCGAGCCGTTCGGCGGGCTGCGCGGCGCTCCGGCCACGGTCACCGGCCACGACGGGACAGAGCTGGAGGTGGAGGACTTCGGTTCGGGCCCGTGCCTGGTGTTCTCGCACGGGTTCTCGCTGAACCAGGACGCATGGCACTACCAGCGGCGCGACCTGCCCGCCGACTTCCGCTGCGTCTTCTTCGACCAGCGCGGTCACGGCCGTTCGGGCCGGCCCGCCGACCACGACTTCTCGCTGGACGCCTTCGCCGGCGACCTCCGCGCGGTGCTCGACTGGACCGGCGAGGACCGCGTGGTGGTGGTGGCCCACTCCATGGGCGGCATCGCCGCGCTCAAGCTCGCCGAGCTGTGGCCCGAGGAGCTGGGCACCAGGATCGCCGGCCTCGTGCTGGTCGGCTCCACCTACGCCGACGCCCTCAAGGGCATGAGCGCGGCCGTGACCGCCCGCGGCGCGCTCACCGTGCAGCGCGCCGCGATCAAGACCGCGTTCAAGTTCTTCGGGGCCGACCCGGGCCGGGCCAACCAGCTCCGGCGCCGCGGCAGCGACCTCGGGTACCTCGGCACGCGCCTGTTCGGCTTCGGCTCCAACCCCTCCCCGAGCCAGGTCGCCTTCGTCGACCGCGTGCTGGCCGGCACCGACATCGAGGTCTGGGCCCGGGTCTTTCCCAGCCTCATCGACTTCGACCTGTCCGAGGTCCTTGAGGGCCTCGAGGTTCCCACCCTGATCGCCGTGGGGGACAAGGACCGGCTGACCCCGGTCGCCTCCGCCCGCCACATGGCCGAGAAGATCGGCGGCGCACGCCTGGTCGTCCTGGAGGACGCCGGCCACAACGCCTTCCTCGAAGAGCACGAGGTCCTGGACGCCGAGATCGCCGCGTTCGCCCGCGAGGTGCTCGGCCCGGCCGGGCGCGGCCGCCGGCGTCGGTCCTCGACCCCGGTCCCCAAGCTGGCCGGCCGCGACCAGATCTCGATCCGCCGCATCCGCGACTCGTGA